The segment CATCGGGACACCGCCGGCGTTTGAAGGATAAATTCCGCCGCACCGGCGGAGAAGGCCTGCACGACTACGAGCTGTTGGAACTGCTTTTGACCTATGTCCTGCCCCGGCGCGATGTGAAGCCTTTGGCCAAAGAGCTTATCAACAGATTTGACGGCCTGGCCGGAGTGTTGGACGCCCCACCCGAAGACCTGGAGAAAGTGAAGGGCCTGGGGACATCACCGGCGGTGCTGATCAAGCTGACCAAACGTCTGTCCGAACAGTACCTGGCCGCCGAAATGAAGTCCCGAGACGTCCTGGCCTCGCCCCAGTCGGTGCTGGCTTTCGCCCGGACCAAGATGGCCGGACTGCCCAACGAGGCCTTCCTGTGCATTTATCTCAATGCCAAGAACGAGGTGCTGAAATACAAGACCATCAACCAGGGCACGGTGGACAAGGCGGCGGTCTATCCCCGGCGGATAATCGAAGAGGCCCTGAACCTTCACGCGGCCGGATTGATTTTGGT is part of the candidate division TA06 bacterium genome and harbors:
- the radC gene encoding DNA repair protein RadC — its product is MDKKEQTSGHRRRLKDKFRRTGGEGLHDYELLELLLTYVLPRRDVKPLAKELINRFDGLAGVLDAPPEDLEKVKGLGTSPAVLIKLTKRLSEQYLAAEMKSRDVLASPQSVLAFARTKMAGLPNEAFLCIYLNAKNEVLKYKTINQGTVDKAAVYPRRIIEEALNLHAAGLILVHNHPSGHCQPSQEDRQLTDSIVSVARTLDIRVLDHLIVGRLGYYSFAENKLL